A DNA window from Ranitomeya imitator isolate aRanImi1 chromosome 2, aRanImi1.pri, whole genome shotgun sequence contains the following coding sequences:
- the LOC138665375 gene encoding uncharacterized protein: MLTVCYSFFQMSFNTEEFVRELIEMYRSLPCLWQIKSADYSNRNKKREAFAKLVALFQQHNPSEKVDESVVRRKIQGLRTVYKKELNKVVRSKKSGAATDEVYVPSLWYFDLLGFTRDQELPRTMASSMRQTLDEDPVIPTDTPVGDQDRHDDLSTPTSEDLLGDEPSRAEATEGSSEDPAPSTPNTPYVPRRINNGRKRKETVSPSTELVTLAKQMLSQQSHSTVDSFANFAADRLGKLQDQQRIHAERVIFETLSKAAAGQLDESSSVQSFMDRSWQPMNETPQEMRGTPAHRQFRSHLNMPLAPPPQYPRFSHSFLGQLSSPPSQGFLNGENHYEEL, encoded by the exons atgctcactgtatgctattctttctttcagatgtctttCAATACCGAGGAGTTTGTACGGGAATTGATTGAGATGTATCGATCCCTGCCCTGCCTTTGGCAGATTAAATCCGCTGACTACAGCAACAGAAACAAGAAGAGGGAGGCTTTTGCCAAACTTGTTGCTCTGTTTCAGCAGCATAACCCCAGCGAGAAGGTGGATGAGAGTGTTGTCCGGAGAAAGATCCAGGGTCTACGCACAGTTTATAAAAAGGAGCTCAACAAGGTGGTGAGGTCAAAGAAGTCTGGTGCCGCCACAGACGAGGTTTATGTGCCATCGTTATGGTACTTTGACTTGCTTGGCTTCACCCGTGACCAGGAGCTCCCGCGTACAATGGCATCTTCAATGCGGCAGACCCTGGATGAAGACCCTGTGATTCCGACTGACACCCCTGTTGGAGAT CAAGATCGGCATGATGATCTGTCCACCCCGACCAGTGAGGACCTGCTGGGAGATGAACCAAGCCGGGCGGAGGCTACTGAGGGGTCAAGTGAAGACCCTGCACCCTCAACCCCCAACACACCTTATGTACCACGGCGGATAAACAATGGTCGTAAAAGAAAAGAAACCGTGTCGCCATCAACCGAGTTGGTCACTTTGGCGAAGCAAATGTTAAGCCAGCAGAGCCACAGTACCGTGGACAGCTTTGCCAACTTTGCTGCTGATCGGCTAGGAAAGCTGCAAGACCAACAAAGGATACACGCCGAGAGGGTGATTTTTGAAACTTTGAGCAAAGCGGCAGCTGGACAGCTAGATGAAAGTTCAAGTGTGCAAAGTTTTATGGACCGTTCATGGCAGCCAATGAATGAAACGCCTCAGGAAATGCGTGGCACACCAGCACACCGTCAATTTAGATCACACCTGAACATGCCGCTTGCCCCTCCACCACAATATCCCAGGTTTTCTCATTCTTTTCTTGGGCAGTTATCATCTCCGCCCAGCCAAGGATTTTTGAATGGTGAAAACCATTATGAAGAATTATAG